From one Armatimonadota bacterium genomic stretch:
- a CDS encoding YebC/PmpR family DNA-binding transcriptional regulator, with protein sequence MAGHSKWHNIRIKKEKMDRVRGRLFSKLTREIIVAAREGGGNPDANIRLRSAVDRAREAGMPNENIQRAIARGTGAVGGEHYEEVTYEGYGPGGVAILVRAATDNRNRTAAEVRAVFNKHHGSMAGAGAVAWMFEPKGVIQVDRSAVSEEDLVLRAIDAGAEDVRTEGDVFEVLTSPADLARVRDALTAAGVPVQSAELSQIPRSTVSVAGGDAERLLRLMEALEDLDDVQQVYANFDMPEEILQQVG encoded by the coding sequence ATGGCCGGTCACTCGAAGTGGCACAATATCCGCATCAAGAAGGAGAAGATGGACAGGGTGCGGGGGCGGCTGTTCAGCAAGCTCACCCGCGAGATCATCGTCGCCGCGCGCGAAGGGGGCGGCAACCCCGATGCGAACATCCGCCTGCGCAGCGCGGTGGACCGTGCCCGTGAGGCGGGGATGCCCAACGAGAACATCCAGCGTGCGATCGCCCGGGGGACCGGCGCGGTGGGTGGAGAGCACTACGAGGAGGTCACCTACGAAGGCTACGGCCCCGGCGGCGTGGCGATCCTGGTGCGGGCGGCCACCGACAACCGCAACCGGACCGCTGCGGAGGTACGGGCGGTGTTCAACAAGCACCACGGCAGCATGGCCGGTGCCGGCGCGGTGGCGTGGATGTTCGAGCCCAAGGGGGTGATCCAGGTCGATCGGTCGGCCGTCTCCGAAGAGGATCTGGTGCTCCGTGCGATCGACGCCGGCGCCGAGGACGTCCGAACGGAGGGCGACGTCTTTGAGGTGCTGACGTCGCCCGCCGACCTGGCTCGGGTGCGCGATGCGCTCACCGCTGCGGGCGTTCCCGTCCAGTCCGCCGAACTGTCGCAGATCCCCCGGTCGACTGTCAGCGTGGCCGGCGGAGACGCCGAGCGGCTGCTGCGGCTGATGGAAGCGCTCGAAGACCTGGACGACGTCCAGCAGGTCTACGCGAACTTCGACATGCCCGAGGAGATCCTCCAGCAGGTCGGGTGA
- the ruvC gene encoding crossover junction endodeoxyribonuclease RuvC, which produces MVVVGLDPGLRVTGYGVVRASAEGSVLQEAGVIRTSGGTLQARLVQVYADVVGLLCEFRPDLVALEDVFSHTRFPQAAISMAHVRGVLCLAASVAGVPVQAIAPAAVKQAVCGNGRAPKAQVQAAVRTLLGVRGRLDSHAADALALATTVLRRRGFGGGWGTGGEVGPGPGLKAVTDR; this is translated from the coding sequence GTGGTCGTCGTGGGTCTGGATCCCGGGCTGAGGGTCACCGGATACGGCGTGGTTCGCGCGTCCGCGGAAGGATCTGTCCTGCAGGAGGCCGGCGTCATCCGTACGTCCGGCGGCACCCTCCAGGCGCGGCTCGTACAGGTCTACGCGGACGTCGTGGGGCTTCTCTGTGAGTTCCGGCCGGACCTCGTCGCACTGGAGGACGTGTTCAGCCACACCCGTTTCCCCCAGGCCGCGATCTCGATGGCGCACGTACGCGGGGTTTTGTGCCTCGCGGCATCTGTGGCCGGCGTGCCGGTGCAGGCGATCGCGCCCGCGGCCGTGAAGCAGGCGGTGTGTGGGAACGGCCGGGCTCCGAAGGCCCAGGTGCAGGCGGCCGTGCGGACGCTGCTGGGCGTGAGGGGGCGGCTGGACAGCCACGCCGCGGACGCGCTGGCGCTGGCGACAACCGTACTGCGGCGACGGGGGTTCGGCGGCGGGTGGGGCACGGGAGGGGAAGTCGGCCCAGGCCCGGGATTGAAGGCGGTGACCGACCGGTGA
- a CDS encoding penicillin-binding protein 1A codes for MEPSRPRSTRRTPRRPARQGQTWARWLLVFSVAVAAATGLAFITVAAVIASVRNSLPDLSALYRPPSQTSRVYAANGELIASLYQENRAYVPLAQIPQVLQQAVIAIEDERFYHHRGVDLRGTARAAWRNLTRQAVVEGGSTITQQLARNLFLTQERTLERKVQEVLLAIEIERRLTKDEILERYLNEVYFGRGAYGVEMASRVFFGKGVRDLGLPGAAYLAGLIQAPSRYAPPERFEAAKRRQRQVLAQMRDLGFITPRQAEEAGRVRLALRTGPANLGMTGIRAPYFVSYLIPFLVQRYGEETVYKGGLRIYTTLDVTMQRIAQETITRGVAEARAAGLRISQGALVAIDPRTGHIKAMVGGTDFQTSQFNRAWQARRQPGSAFKPFIYVAALEAGVSPDQPLLDRPVEYRIAGFGYWRPKNYDGTYWGSVPLRRALEHSRNIPAVRMLAELGPQTVIATARRIGIRSTLQPNLSLALGTSEVTPLEMASAYGTLATNGIYTQPMAITRVLDASGRVLEDVIPERRVALAPEVAYVMTDILRGVIARGTGRAAEIGRPAAGKTGTTDDYRNAWFVGYTPNLSVAVWVGNDDNTPMNRVTGGTVPARLWARFMRAALHNVAPLHFERPANVVEYRVCVRQSDDGGCEAYATHAYIRGTATPAPPPVQSPTPAPPQSSDNGAVVGQVAILRPPNGAVVASPFVIEGRVPPGWTARLVIVMEGGPIAIRVTETSLPVGPDGGFGYTFESSLRFSGARYVITVTTTGPDGTTSTATVTVTER; via the coding sequence ATGGAGCCGTCCCGGCCACGCAGCACGAGGAGGACGCCCCGACGCCCCGCGCGCCAGGGCCAGACCTGGGCGCGCTGGCTGCTGGTCTTCTCGGTGGCGGTAGCCGCAGCCACGGGGCTGGCGTTCATCACGGTCGCGGCGGTGATCGCCTCGGTCCGCAACAGCCTGCCCGATCTGTCGGCTCTGTACCGCCCGCCCAGTCAGACGTCCCGCGTGTACGCTGCCAACGGCGAGCTCATCGCCAGCCTGTATCAGGAGAACCGCGCCTACGTCCCCCTGGCCCAGATCCCGCAGGTGCTGCAGCAGGCGGTCATCGCGATCGAGGACGAACGGTTCTACCACCATCGGGGCGTGGACCTCCGGGGCACGGCGCGGGCTGCGTGGCGCAACCTGACCCGCCAGGCCGTGGTAGAAGGCGGCAGCACCATCACCCAGCAGCTGGCGCGCAACCTGTTCCTGACGCAGGAGAGGACGCTGGAGCGGAAGGTCCAGGAAGTCCTGCTCGCGATCGAGATCGAGCGTCGCCTCACGAAGGATGAGATCCTGGAACGGTACCTGAACGAGGTGTACTTCGGCCGGGGCGCCTACGGCGTGGAGATGGCCTCACGCGTGTTCTTCGGAAAGGGAGTCCGTGATCTCGGCCTGCCGGGCGCCGCCTACCTCGCGGGATTGATCCAGGCACCGTCCCGGTACGCACCGCCGGAGCGCTTCGAGGCCGCCAAGCGGCGCCAACGCCAGGTTCTGGCACAGATGCGCGACCTCGGGTTCATCACGCCCAGGCAGGCCGAGGAAGCCGGGCGAGTTAGGCTCGCGTTACGCACGGGGCCGGCGAACCTCGGCATGACCGGAATCCGGGCCCCGTACTTCGTCTCCTACCTGATCCCGTTCCTCGTCCAGCGCTACGGCGAGGAGACGGTCTACAAGGGCGGGCTGCGGATCTACACAACGCTGGACGTCACGATGCAGCGGATCGCCCAAGAGACGATCACACGAGGTGTGGCCGAGGCGCGCGCGGCTGGACTGCGCATATCCCAGGGCGCGCTCGTGGCGATCGACCCGCGCACAGGCCACATCAAGGCCATGGTCGGCGGAACCGACTTCCAGACCTCGCAGTTCAACCGGGCCTGGCAGGCCCGACGCCAGCCGGGATCGGCCTTCAAGCCCTTCATCTACGTGGCGGCGCTCGAGGCCGGCGTCTCGCCGGACCAGCCACTGCTGGACCGTCCGGTGGAGTACCGGATTGCGGGGTTCGGCTACTGGCGACCGAAGAACTACGATGGGACCTATTGGGGTTCGGTGCCGCTGCGGCGCGCCCTGGAGCACTCGCGGAACATCCCGGCCGTGCGGATGCTCGCCGAACTGGGGCCGCAGACCGTAATCGCGACCGCCCGCCGCATAGGTATCCGCAGCACGCTGCAGCCCAACCTGTCGCTGGCGCTGGGGACGTCGGAGGTGACGCCCCTGGAGATGGCCTCCGCGTACGGCACGCTCGCGACCAACGGCATCTACACCCAGCCCATGGCGATCACCCGCGTGCTGGATGCGTCCGGCAGGGTCCTGGAGGACGTCATCCCCGAGCGCCGCGTTGCACTGGCCCCAGAGGTCGCGTACGTGATGACCGATATCCTGCGCGGCGTGATCGCGCGGGGCACGGGCCGCGCTGCGGAGATCGGACGTCCGGCCGCCGGAAAGACGGGGACGACGGACGACTACCGCAACGCCTGGTTCGTGGGCTATACGCCGAACCTGTCTGTCGCGGTGTGGGTCGGCAACGACGACAACACGCCGATGAACAGGGTGACCGGCGGCACCGTGCCGGCGCGGCTGTGGGCACGGTTCATGCGGGCCGCGCTGCACAACGTAGCGCCGCTGCACTTCGAACGCCCCGCCAACGTCGTCGAGTACCGCGTGTGCGTGCGGCAGTCCGACGACGGGGGCTGCGAGGCGTACGCGACGCACGCCTACATCCGGGGCACGGCCACACCCGCACCGCCGCCGGTCCAGTCGCCCACACCTGCGCCGCCCCAGTCCTCCGACAACGGGGCGGTGGTGGGGCAGGTCGCGATCCTGCGGCCCCCCAACGGCGCGGTGGTCGCGTCTCCGTTCGTCATCGAGGGTCGGGTGCCCCCGGGCTGGACGGCGCGGCTGGTAATCGTCATGGAGGGAGGGCCGATCGCCATCCGGGTAACCGAGACCTCCCTCCCGGTGGGTCCGGACGGTGGCTTCGGCTACACGTTCGAGTCGTCGCTGCGGTTCTCGGGGGCGCGATACGTCATCACGGTCACGACGACCGGACCCGACGGAACGACCTCGACGGCGACGGTCACCGTAACGGAGCGGTAG
- the bcp gene encoding thioredoxin-dependent thiol peroxidase, whose amino-acid sequence MVRVGDPAPDFSARDDAGNVVRLADLRGRRVVLYFYPKDDTPGCIKEACSFRDAMGRLRQAGAVVLGVSPDGVESHRRFKDKYGLDFPLVADEDHALAEAYGAWVEKNLYGRRTWGTARMTFLIGPDGRVEHVWQKVDPEGHAEEVLAVLQRG is encoded by the coding sequence ATGGTCAGAGTCGGCGATCCGGCACCCGACTTCAGCGCCCGCGACGACGCCGGCAACGTGGTGCGCCTGGCCGACCTGCGAGGACGGCGGGTGGTCCTGTACTTCTATCCGAAGGACGACACCCCGGGGTGCATCAAGGAGGCCTGTTCGTTCCGGGACGCGATGGGCAGACTCCGGCAAGCGGGCGCCGTCGTGCTGGGCGTCAGCCCCGACGGCGTGGAGTCGCACCGGCGCTTCAAGGACAAGTACGGGCTGGACTTCCCGCTGGTCGCCGATGAAGACCACGCCCTGGCGGAAGCGTACGGAGCGTGGGTGGAGAAAAACCTCTACGGGCGAAGGACCTGGGGCACGGCGCGCATGACGTTCTTGATCGGACCCGACGGCCGGGTCGAGCACGTCTGGCAGAAGGTGGATCCCGAGGGGCACGCCGAGGAGGTCCTCGCAGTGCTCCAGCGGGGCTGA